The region CGCCCGCAGGGAAGATCCACTTCACCGTCGTCACTCCCGATCGCAAGCTCATCGAGGAGAACGTCGACGAGCTCGTGCTTCCGGGGAGCGAGGGATACCTCGGCGTCCTCCCGGGCCACGCGCCCCTGCTCACCTCCCTCAAGGTCGGCGAGCTCACGTACCGGACCGGCGCGAAGACCCTCTCGTGCTTCATCGCGTGGGGGTTCGCCGAGGTTCTCCCCGATCGCGTGAGCGTCCTCGCCGACGTCGGCGAGC is a window of Acidobacteriota bacterium DNA encoding:
- a CDS encoding F0F1 ATP synthase subunit epsilon, translated to MSTPAGKIHFTVVTPDRKLIEENVDELVLPGSEGYLGVLPGHAPLLTSLKVGELTYRTGAKTLSCFIAWGFAEVLPDRVSVLADVGERPEDVDVERARAARGRAEQRLKGAAAGLDFERAKVALEKALIRMQVAAKK